A segment of the Hallerella succinigenes genome:
TAAAGAGAGACTGGGCTCCGTTGATAATCTTCGGGCGTTCAATCTGCAAAACCTTCTTGCCATCGCGATCCTTCAAACGCAGGTCATCGCCCGTGAGGGTCATACCGTTGTGGAGGAACGGGAAGTCGCTTGCGTCGTTCGCCTTTTCCATTTCCTGAAAAGCGTCGATCAAAGCGGCGTTCGTATGGGTCAAGTTACCGAGGTAAGTACGGATGTTGCTCGAAACGATCGCCATGTTGTGCTTCGTCTTGAGGCGCTTACCGAGGGTCTGGTGATAATCGAAAATCGTACGGATCGGGCAGAAACCGACAAAAAGTTCACCGCTCTGGCTTGTCATGTGAAGCGGTTCGTCCTGCATCACAATATCGAGCTTGTCGTCATTATTGCGGAAATCCTTGGCGAGGTCATCGTGTTCTGCGCGGATTTCGAGCTTAGCGTGGATATCGGACTTCCAGATGTTGAGCTTGCGACGCATATCCTTCAAGGTGCGTTCCATTTCAGCGTCGGTCACATAGCGGCTGGAAAGCGTGCGGAGAACCGTAATTTCGAGGGTTTCCATGTACGGACGGCTGGCCGGCTGTTCGTCTTCTTCTTCCGGGGCATCCATCTTGACGACATCCCACGGGTCCGCTTCTTCGCGAAGCGACATGAAGAACGGATTATCCGGGTCGCTCGTGCGGAAAACAGCAATCTGGAGCTGCTTCAAATCGTGGTTCAGGTTGTGCATGACCTTTTCGAGCGGGGTCGTTTCGTCGATGAAAATGAAAACTTCAAGGAAGCCCTGGGAATACTGGAAGCCGTGGAAACAACCTTCTTCATCTAAATTGAGATGTCTCAACGCCTTAATGCGATCCGTCGGATCGTTCGGGTTCAAGCTGAGCAAACTGGCTACGAATGAAAGTCTACGTTCTTGCGCTTTCGTTAATTCCATTTTATTCCTCTAATTAGCTCCTGATATGGAGTTTCTGATATCCATATACATAGATAATTAAAATATTACTTCTTTTCGAGCTTTTACACCAAAAAATATTGTTTCAAAATTTTTACATTCACTTTTAGGTCTTTTCACCGTAAGCGCCCTCTCTTTTCTGAAACAATGTGCAGGTGCAAATCCATTCGAAAATCCGCTTCACCTAGAGTACACTCCAAGCATTTCGATTAAAAGATAGAAAATCCAGCCCTCTAAATAGACAAATTTCGTCAAATTTTTCCGACATTTTTCCCGGATTCGACAAATTAGGCATTTTTGTGACTGAAAGGGCATTTGGGGCGGCTGAACGGGGCTGATTTTTTTGCAATTCGTCGGGGTTCTTTATAGTTTAGGAATATGCGGTCTTTGAGATTGATTCCTGAACTCCTGACGGCACTCGGTATCGTTACGAGTGCCGTTTCTTGTACTGGACAATCCGCAAGCGTCGACCTCCGGGCTCCTTTACCCCCGCACCACCTTCCCGACGGCCATTTTCGAAATATCGACACCTCCGTCGCCCCGATCCGCGACACCATGGAAGTGGATTCCCTCGTTCCCACCCACCGCACCGAAGTGTACCGCCTCCCGGTTGTACGCGGTAATGAAGAACTCTGGGAAGACTCTACCGCAAGCAGTGCTACTTGGATCGGGCACGCCACCTATTATATCAAACTTCAGAACTTTGGAATCCTCGCCGACCCGATCTTTAGCGACCGAGCATCCCCCGTCCAGTTCCTTTTTGGCCCCAAGCGCGAAACGCCGCCTGGACGTGACCTCGATTCCCTGCCCAGAGTGGACCTCGTCCTGATTTCGCACGACCATTATGACCATTTGGACCGTGGAAGCATCAAGGATATCCACAAAAAATGGCCAAAATGCATCTTTGCGGTTCCGCTCAAAGTCGCCGAAATCATCGAAGACTGGGGAGTTTCCCGGTCGCAAATCGTGGAACTCGACTGGTGGGAAGAGGCGACCGTCCAAAAGGTGCACCTGACCTTTGTCCCGGCACATCACACGAGCCGTCGGGGAGCCTTTTCTTCGAGCCGAAATTCCACGCTTTGGGGCGGATGGATACTCGAATTTGATGAAAAAAAGCTCTGGTTTGCAGGCGATATCGCCATGGGAGACGGATCCTATTACAAGGCGATCGCCCAAAAATTTGCCCCGATTGACGTCGCCTTTTTACCGATTGGCAGTTACAAGCCTTCCCGCTATACCCGCGTGCATGTGAGTCCGCGGCAGGCCGCCCAGCTGCACCTGCTCGTCGGTTCCAAGAAGAGCCTTGCCATGCACTGGGGAACCTTCAGCATGGTGTACGAACGTTTAGAAGACCCGCCCAAGGACCTCGCACGAGCAAGAAAAGAATTGAACATTCCGGATTCGAGCTTCCTTGTGCCGCAGTTCGGGGAAATTGTTCCTCTGTTTCGCTGATTTTCGCCAAAAAATCTCAAGTCATTCCAAATTGGACTAATAATTGAAACCTCTTATCCAAAGATTTGAGCAAAAACGCCTTGGATTTTTTGCAAAAATGCTATCATTTTCTAAAAATGGAGTTGGCTTTATGAACATTCTCGAAGTAATTGCAAAAGCGAAAGCCGAAAAGGCGAAGAAGTTGGACTTGTCAGACATGCACCTGCGTCTCCTCCCGCAGCAATTGTTCGAGCTCGAAGACTTGGAAGAACTCGTCCTCGACCAGAACTTGCTCGTAGAACTTCCCGATGAAATCGGACGTCTCCAGAACTTGAAGAGTCTCTCGGTCAGCGAAAACGACCTGATGGAACTCCCGGAAACCGTCGCCGAGCTGTCGAAACTCGAAAACCTCTATCTCGGCTACAACAGCCTTTCCGAAATTCCGAAGGCGCTCGGCAAGCTCACCCTCCTGAAGAAGGTGAACATAGCCCGTAACCAGCTCCTTGACATCCCGGAATCGATCGGCAACTGGACCAAAGTGGAAAAGCTTTCCCTGCACGACAACATGCTCGCGAAGATTCCGGAATCGATCGGCAACATGAAGGGCCTTGAAAAACTCTACCTCGACAACAACGAACTTGCGACTCTCCCGGCAAGCCTCGGCAACCTGGAAAACCTCGAAGTGCTGATGGTCTCCGGCAACAGCCTCGTTTCTCTTCCGACCGCCCTTGGCAACTTGAAAAAGCTGCACGAACTTGTGCTTGACGAAAACGAACTCGACTCCATTCCGGAAGAACTCGCCGAATGCGATTCCCTGAGATCGCTTTCCATTGCCAACAACCCGCTTTCCGGTTCCCTGCCGAAAGCCCTCGTTACAAAACAAGGTCTTCAGATCGATTCGTAATATGAACGTTTCAAAAAAACTTCTCCCTGTTGTTTTTAGCGCCGCTATCGCGGCGTCTTTTTTAGGATGTTCTTCCGACACCATTTCCCCTGTCGAAGACACTTCCGGAGCAAGCTCCGAGCTTAAAACAACTTACAGCATGCTCTATTACTATTACTACCTCGCAGACACAGAACTCGGCGAGCTTAGCACTTACGTCGACAATCCGTTGAACGTCTACATCAACCCCGCCTATGCCGACGTCGCAGATGTCATCACCATGTTCTATGCAATGAGCGACAAGCTGACCCGCTACTTCCCAAGCGCATATTACGAAAGCCTCGTCCAGCTGCTGACCGAATCCGACGTAGAAAGCAAATCCTTCGGTATGGAAGTGGATTCGAGCCTTGGCGTGAAATACGTTTACAAGGAAGGCCCGGCGGTTTCTGCCGGCATCCAAAAGCGAGACCACATTCTTGCCGTGGACGGAAACCAGTTTGAAACTTTGAGCGAACTAGACAGCTATCTCGAATCCATTGAAAACAGGGATTCATTCCTGTTCTCTCTCGAACGCGACAATCTCACTTACGAAGTTTCCATGACGCGCACCCAGCTGAACGTGCCGACCGTTTACGTCGATACCCTC
Coding sequences within it:
- a CDS encoding MBL fold metallo-hydrolase — protein: MRSLRLIPELLTALGIVTSAVSCTGQSASVDLRAPLPPHHLPDGHFRNIDTSVAPIRDTMEVDSLVPTHRTEVYRLPVVRGNEELWEDSTASSATWIGHATYYIKLQNFGILADPIFSDRASPVQFLFGPKRETPPGRDLDSLPRVDLVLISHDHYDHLDRGSIKDIHKKWPKCIFAVPLKVAEIIEDWGVSRSQIVELDWWEEATVQKVHLTFVPAHHTSRRGAFSSSRNSTLWGGWILEFDEKKLWFAGDIAMGDGSYYKAIAQKFAPIDVAFLPIGSYKPSRYTRVHVSPRQAAQLHLLVGSKKSLAMHWGTFSMVYERLEDPPKDLARARKELNIPDSSFLVPQFGEIVPLFR
- a CDS encoding leucine-rich repeat domain-containing protein, which encodes MNILEVIAKAKAEKAKKLDLSDMHLRLLPQQLFELEDLEELVLDQNLLVELPDEIGRLQNLKSLSVSENDLMELPETVAELSKLENLYLGYNSLSEIPKALGKLTLLKKVNIARNQLLDIPESIGNWTKVEKLSLHDNMLAKIPESIGNMKGLEKLYLDNNELATLPASLGNLENLEVLMVSGNSLVSLPTALGNLKKLHELVLDENELDSIPEELAECDSLRSLSIANNPLSGSLPKALVTKQGLQIDS